A window of Cryptomeria japonica chromosome 3, Sugi_1.0, whole genome shotgun sequence contains these coding sequences:
- the LOC131033735 gene encoding probable carboxylesterase 15 — protein sequence MEEEVTTSELRIGVEKETQVPTLVEEFPGFLKLYDDGRIVRSEDLIVSLPLSVNTRDVVVDEALGLWVRLFLPPQTPTSSKLTVGLFFHGGGFCFFSPAYHYSHTFCEKWAASFGVMIVSVNHRLAPEHRLPAAYDDSMAVLQWLFSTERASDPWLDAHADLSNVFVMGESSGGNIVHHLLLRVHACDIFNNIRGAILIQSFFSATDRTHSENVCPLDVLVTVEACDRYWRLALPLEAHGNRNHPFSNPVMYLPSQFSGVISIPPMLVVVAGKDCLRDRGVEYYEAIKSSGKCKHIDLMVFENEDHGFHRCFRDKDEDNPTAIRELMRKAELFLASNSH from the coding sequence ATGGAGGAGGAAGTCACGACCAGCGAGCTGAGGATAGGCGTAGAAAAAGAAACTCAAGTGCCAACTTTGGTGGAAGAATTTCCAGGGTTTCTTAAACTTTATGACGATGGACGAATTGTTCGCAGTGAGGATCTGATTGTGAGCCTTCCTCTCTCTGTTAACACTAGAGATGTTGTAGTAGATGAGGCACTCGGCCTTTGGGTGCGCCTCTTCCTTCCTCCGCAAACCCCTACCTCCTCCAAGTTAACTGTCGGGCTTTTCTTCCATGGCGGCGGCTTTTGTTTCTTTTCACCTGCGTATCATTATTCCCACACTTTTTGCGAAAAGTGGGCTGCAAGCTTTGGAGTAATGATAGTTTCAGTGAATCACAGATTGGCCCCTGAGCATCGCCTTCCTGCCGCCTATGATGACTCCATGGCCGTACTCCAATGGCTTTTCTCAACTGAGCGCGCTTCTGATCCCTGGCTCGATGCCCACGCCGATTTGAGCAATGTTTTTGTGATGGGGGAGAGCTCGGGAGGGAATATAGTGCATCATCTCCTCCTGCGAGTCCATGCTTGCGATATCTTTAACAATATCAGAGGAGCGATTCTCATTCAGTCTTTCTTTTCAGCGACAGATCGTACGCATTCGGAGAATGTATGTCCACTCGATGTTTTGGTGACTGTAGAAGCATGTGATAGATATTGGAGATTGGCATTGCCCTTAGAAGCGCATGGAAATAGGAATCACCCATTCAGCAACCCGGTCATGTATTTGCCTTCACAGTTCAGTGGTGTGATTAGCATTCCTCCCATGTTGGTTGTGGTTGCAGGGAAAGATTGTTTGAGGGATAGAGGAGTCGAGTACTACGAAGCCATCAAATCctcaggcaagtgtaagcatattGATTTGATGGTGTTTGAAAACGAAGACCATGGGTTTCATCGTTGTTTCAGGGACAAAGACGAAGATAATCCAACAGCAATACGCGAACTAATGCGCAAGGCAGAGCTCTTTCTGGCTTCCAACAGCCATTGA